The DNA segment TGGCGCAGGCGCTCGTCGCGCAGTGTACGACGATCAAGGATCTGCGCTCGACGATCGATCTGCAAGGCGGCATCGACCTGGCGCTGCGTCTGCTCCGCCGCAAGATTGTGCCCGTCGACGTCATGCCGGTCCGCGAGCACATCGCCTAGCCGGGCTCCGCGAATACTCCAACGCTGCTCTTGTCCGCCCCGAAAGCGCTCCCTACCAGCCGGGGAGCGCGTCCTCCGCGCAGCCCACCCCGCGCGACGAACCGCCGAACTGCGGGTATAATAAGCTCGTCGAACCAAGAACCAAGAACCGAGGGCTGAACAAAAGAACAAAGGAACAAACGAACAAACGAACAGCGGCTTAACGCCCTTGTTTGCTTGTTCGCTTGTTCTCTCGCTTATTCCCGTGTTCCCCCGACTCCTGCTCCCTGACGAAGACGATGATGCCACAGAACGATCGACAACCCACGCTCGGCCCGCTCCTGACCGAGACGCTGCTGCTGCTGCTGACGCTGGCGATCAGCATCACGAGCGTTGCGCTGGTGATCTTCATGCCGCGCGCGTTTCTGGGCGATAATGCTAGCGTCCAGGGCTATCTCGACGCGGTGGTCGGCTATCTGTGGGGCCTGCTGCGCGGCGACTTCGGAATGAACGTGCAGCGCCGCTCGGTGAATACGCGGCTGTGGGTCGCGGCGCGGCGCTCGCTGGAGCTGCTGGGCGTCAGCCTGGGCTGCGGCCTGCTGCTTGGCCTCGGCTGGGGCGCGCTGCTGGCGACGGTGCGCCGTGGCGCTCCCCGGATCGTGCTGTTTGGGCTGAGCACGCTGCTGCTCTCGCTGCCGACGTTTGCGGTGCTGCTGCTGTCGATGGAGGCGATCTCGACGCTGACGCTGCGCACTGGCGTTCGGCTGACCTATGTCCAGGGCTACGGCCTCGATCAGCATCTCATCCTGCCCGCCGGGGCGCTGGCGCTGCGCGGCGCGGCCTACATGGGCCGCGCGATGCAGGTGGCGCACGAGGATGTGCTGCGCCAGGAGTGGATTCGCGCGGCTCGCGCCAAGGGCCTGGGCGGCTTTGGGCTGTGGTGGTGGCATGTGCTGCCCGCGCTGCGCCTGCCGCTGCTCGGCAGCACGCTGGGCATGATCCGCGTGATCGTCAGCGGCTTCGTGATCGTGGATTACCTCTCCGGCTGGGGCGGCCTGGGCCGTCAGATGCTTGAGATCAATAACTCCGGCATCATCAGCCCCGGCGAAGGCGATGTTGCCGCGAGCGCTGCGGTGCTCTTCGTGATCTTCTTTGTGCTCACCGATGCGCTGGGTCGGCTGCTGCTGCGTCACGCCGATCCGCGCCTGCGAGAGGTGGCTGCCGCCCGATGAATCACTCCACCCCCCTGGACCGCCGAACCGCCGCGATCGTCCGCCGCTGGCGAGCCGTGATGCTCCGGCTCAACGCGCCGCTGCTGATCGGCGGCCTGCTGGTGGCGCTGCTGGTCGGGGGCGCGCTGCTCGCGCCGCTGCTCGCGCCCCACGATCCCCTCGAACCGATCCTGCGCATGGTCGGCGGGCAGATTGCGCCCGCGCCGTATCCGCCGGGCACGCCCGGCATGCCGCTCGGCAGCGACCGGCTGGGACGCGATATGCTGAGCCGACTGATCTACGGCAGCCGCTACACGCTGCTGATCTGCGCTGTGGCTGCCCTGGCGCGGCTGGTCATCGGCGCGGTGCTGGGGATGCTGGCGGCCTGGTACAGCAGAACCAGCCGCGCGATCGATGTGCTGATCGGCGCTTCGTCGGCGATACCCAGTCTTTTCTTCGCGATGGTGCCGATCGCGGTGGTGAATCGCAGCCGCGACATCGACACGAGTCTGGCGATTTTCATGGTCGCGCTGAGTCTGACGGGCTGGGCCGAGACGGCGGTGCGCTGCCGGACGGCGGTCCATGGCCTGCGCGCCGCGCCGTTCATCGACTCGGCCTACGCGATCGGGCTGCGCCGAGGTGCGATCCTCTACCGGC comes from the Herpetosiphonaceae bacterium genome and includes:
- a CDS encoding ABC transporter permease subunit — encoded protein: MMPQNDRQPTLGPLLTETLLLLLTLAISITSVALVIFMPRAFLGDNASVQGYLDAVVGYLWGLLRGDFGMNVQRRSVNTRLWVAARRSLELLGVSLGCGLLLGLGWGALLATVRRGAPRIVLFGLSTLLLSLPTFAVLLLSMEAISTLTLRTGVRLTYVQGYGLDQHLILPAGALALRGAAYMGRAMQVAHEDVLRQEWIRAARAKGLGGFGLWWWHVLPALRLPLLGSTLGMIRVIVSGFVIVDYLSGWGGLGRQMLEINNSGIISPGEGDVAASAAVLFVIFFVLTDALGRLLLRHADPRLREVAAAR
- a CDS encoding ABC transporter permease; translation: MNHSTPLDRRTAAIVRRWRAVMLRLNAPLLIGGLLVALLVGGALLAPLLAPHDPLEPILRMVGGQIAPAPYPPGTPGMPLGSDRLGRDMLSRLIYGSRYTLLICAVAALARLVIGAVLGMLAAWYSRTSRAIDVLIGASSAIPSLFFAMVPIAVVNRSRDIDTSLAIFMVALSLTGWAETAVRCRTAVHGLRAAPFIDSAYAIGLRRGAILYRHVLPNLRDVLLIEGAYALAATLLLLAELAFLNIVLGGGEPALIGDRMLASDPIFAEWGSMLARGLRQRAYLWLFLEPLVAFTLAILGFNLLAEGLRRRR